The Ciona intestinalis chromosome 11, KH, whole genome shotgun sequence genome has a segment encoding these proteins:
- the LOC100184747 gene encoding uncharacterized protein LOC100184747 isoform X2, with protein sequence MSTSLAIQPAYPGSKAERSKANPDRTIFGTTLDNYGRCWNLLKDPKVQESSDKFYFEKLGRRWIPRSANSQRIHNSGWGLTDYTQPEIAEEFVRHYDLRNCWSAASNTEDRLPELPTSPYLEKRGNLVPSSACSKYFQRCRKRTMSAPNEKTRRPVRKIPKFRLPPNTFNPMRLSSLKITETGAKDLINAKNVNEIGLDGTLQFNHQAHQQRQVAPMFYKHHGSALTFGQYFSNSTTNKDVTAPGGYYRMDTADLQTFKAVGKADYRPTEATIQHKQPRKEHSAMSSTDLKITPSEIPLNIRHKFGSSNIKRLLNENHEEVCAVLQREAELNHSGMVPARKTVKELNHPINPPVRYFTNYGGNLKYDEFEGGLHLYIK encoded by the exons ATGTCTACATCACTGGCTATACAACCAGCCTATCCAGGCAGTAAAGCTGAACGAAGTAAAGCGAATCCTGACAGAACAATTTTCGGAACAACACTCGATAATTATGGTCGATGTTGGAACTTATTAAAAGACCCAAAAG TTCAAGAAAGCAGTGATAAATTTTACTTCGAAAAACTTGGACGAAGGTGGATACCAAGGTCCGCTAACAGCCAACGTATTCATAACAGCGGTTGGGGACTGACAGACTACACCCAACCAGAGATAGCAGAAGAATTCGTGCGTCATTACGACCTCAGAAACTGCTGGAGTGCCGCATCTAATACAGAGGACCGATTACCAGAACTGCCTACGTCTCCTTACTTAGAAAAACGCGGTAACTTGGTTCCTAGCAGCGCATGTTCTAAGTACTTTCAGCGTTGCAGGAAAAGGACAATGTCAGCACCAAACG AGAAAACGCGTCGGCCTGTGCGCAAAATACCGAAATTTCGCTTGCCGCCAAACACTTTCAACCCTATGCGACTGTCGAGCTTAAAAATTACTGAAACTGGAGCTAAGGATCTCATCAATGCTAAAAACGTGAACGAG atTGGGTTAGACGGCACCCTTCAGTTTAACCACCAAGCTCACCAACAGCGACAAGTTGCTCCCATGTTTTACAAGCACCATGGGAGTGCTCTTACCTTTGGCCAATACTTCAGCAATTCTACCACGAATAAAGACGTTACTGCGCCCGGAGGTTACTATAGAATGGACACAGCGGACTTGCAAACATTTAAAGCAGTTGGCAAGGCAGACTATCGACCAACTGAAGCGACAATTCAACACAAACAACCAAGAAAAGAACATTCG GCCATGTCTTCTACGGATTTGAAAATCACTCCTTCCGAAATTCCACTTAATATTCGGCACAAGTTTGGAAGCTCAAACATTAAAAGGTTGCTCAATGAAAACCACGAAGAG GTATGTGCCGTTTTACAAAGAGAAGCCGAATTAAATCATTCAG GAATGGTCCCAGCACGTAAAACGGTAAAGGAATTGAACCACCCGATCAACCCACCAGTCAGATACTTCACCAACTACGGAGGAAATCTAAAATACGACGAATTCGAAG GTGGACTTCATCTTTATATAAAGTGA
- the LOC100184747 gene encoding uncharacterized protein LOC100184747 isoform X1 — translation MSTSLAIQPAYPGSKAERSKANPDRTIFGTTLDNYGRCWNLLKDPKVQESSDKFYFEKLGRRWIPRSANSQRIHNSGWGLTDYTQPEIAEEFVRHYDLRNCWSAASNTEDRLPELPTSPYLEKRGNLVPSSACSKYFQRCRKRTMSAPNEKTRRPVRKIPKFRLPPNTFNPMRLSSLKITETGAKDLINAKNVNEIGLDGTLQFNHQAHQQRQVAPMFYKHHGSALTFGQYFSNSTTNKDVTAPGGYYRMDTADLQTFKAVGKADYRPTEATIQHKQPRKEHSAMSSTDLKITPSEIPLNIRHKFGSSNIKRLLNENHEEFLRHVASVQVCAVLQREAELNHSGMVPARKTVKELNHPINPPVRYFTNYGGNLKYDEFEGGLHLYIK, via the exons ATGTCTACATCACTGGCTATACAACCAGCCTATCCAGGCAGTAAAGCTGAACGAAGTAAAGCGAATCCTGACAGAACAATTTTCGGAACAACACTCGATAATTATGGTCGATGTTGGAACTTATTAAAAGACCCAAAAG TTCAAGAAAGCAGTGATAAATTTTACTTCGAAAAACTTGGACGAAGGTGGATACCAAGGTCCGCTAACAGCCAACGTATTCATAACAGCGGTTGGGGACTGACAGACTACACCCAACCAGAGATAGCAGAAGAATTCGTGCGTCATTACGACCTCAGAAACTGCTGGAGTGCCGCATCTAATACAGAGGACCGATTACCAGAACTGCCTACGTCTCCTTACTTAGAAAAACGCGGTAACTTGGTTCCTAGCAGCGCATGTTCTAAGTACTTTCAGCGTTGCAGGAAAAGGACAATGTCAGCACCAAACG AGAAAACGCGTCGGCCTGTGCGCAAAATACCGAAATTTCGCTTGCCGCCAAACACTTTCAACCCTATGCGACTGTCGAGCTTAAAAATTACTGAAACTGGAGCTAAGGATCTCATCAATGCTAAAAACGTGAACGAG atTGGGTTAGACGGCACCCTTCAGTTTAACCACCAAGCTCACCAACAGCGACAAGTTGCTCCCATGTTTTACAAGCACCATGGGAGTGCTCTTACCTTTGGCCAATACTTCAGCAATTCTACCACGAATAAAGACGTTACTGCGCCCGGAGGTTACTATAGAATGGACACAGCGGACTTGCAAACATTTAAAGCAGTTGGCAAGGCAGACTATCGACCAACTGAAGCGACAATTCAACACAAACAACCAAGAAAAGAACATTCG GCCATGTCTTCTACGGATTTGAAAATCACTCCTTCCGAAATTCCACTTAATATTCGGCACAAGTTTGGAAGCTCAAACATTAAAAGGTTGCTCAATGAAAACCACGAAGAG TTTCTCCGACATGTTGCTTCTGTACAGGTATGTGCCGTTTTACAAAGAGAAGCCGAATTAAATCATTCAG GAATGGTCCCAGCACGTAAAACGGTAAAGGAATTGAACCACCCGATCAACCCACCAGTCAGATACTTCACCAACTACGGAGGAAATCTAAAATACGACGAATTCGAAG GTGGACTTCATCTTTATATAAAGTGA
- the LOC100182381 gene encoding uncharacterized protein LOC100182381 produces the protein MEAAAARREQEPRPLTSKLHIVCTTMLIMAGMGLLDGYLVDQNLGSRRTGVFVMLLIGDVCLLLVLRYVALWVGSEVRTSKRGSSMIEWFLFVFVLDIKMYFILESVRKKCSAVGMVASSAPLKSASANAPPGKMMTRDVNDDDLLLDPMTVYDNDPIMGSLSSPFVGCEYSLIAKKSLTLFQAIVIGGLYLLLVGADHLKHLPDLRSLEEVKMRAFWVVIDLLDILELQSTMWETTQGELPYLVVGFVYFYCYIVLIILPPLALAEMNKGEGETRPHEMLIYLVASLCVVNVGSTAIRCVLLFRHKFANTSTIFIGKNIICLGMKITRLIQIRLIESGRLHFTPSLEMTETDNHNRPPNMLPNGNLICSDGMNHKCESEDGEDEKSLCPQHGYKNNFSPRDHWKDAGEHCTEGSEEFLNHCEDKSRSAVSDYSTFAQTSCSVADGVPTSQSNYGDEKITMTYKNGPFSKQVKFYGKNEAKTSADEANCRICSATSCSDVSSLLNRKTNATNESASNTPASAMQMKAGDDHTSLSYHRLDFAGGVQCRNAGDLQIPLVPGSIPENRRSCIVSSFEPPSTSAAPVAWHSSNDVTRPMTLSNLPSELDVHHWRAGDGLYPATSSECAANRFDRGYLSDSEVSDYAPQPPSMTLMDTKTSLKAETHANSRSCSAHSAMESDAESTSV, from the exons ATGGAGGCAGCAGCAGCAAGAC GGGAGCAAGAACCGCGGCCTCTGACCAGCAAACTGCATATAGTATGCACTACAATGCTTATAATGGCCGGTATGGGCTTGTTGGACGGCTACTTGGTCGACCAAAACTTGGGCAGTAGACGAACTGGTGTTTTCGTAATGTTGCTTATAGGAGACGTGTGCCTTCTTTTGGTGTTACG CTATGTAGCTCTCTGGGTCGGAAGCGAAGTCCGCACTTCCAAACGAGGCTCTTCAATGATCGAATGGTTCCTCTTCGTCTTCGTCCTTGACATCAAGATGTATTTCATCTTAGAGAGCGTCCGGAAGAAATGCTCCGCTGTAGGAATGGTTGCAAGCTCCGCCCCTCTAAAATCAGCCTCCGCGAACGCTCCTCCGGGAAAGATGATGACTAGAGATGTAAATGATGATGACTTACTTCTAGACCCGATGACGGTATATGACAACGATCCGATAATGGGAAGTCTATCTTCCCCGTTCGTCGGATGCGAGTACAGTCTCATTGCGAAGAAATCCCTCACTTTATTTCAAGCGATAGTAATCGGCGGACTGTATCTCCTCCTAGTCGGAGCAGATCACCTAAAACATCTTCCAGACCTTAGATCCCTTGAGGAAGTGAAGATGAGAGCATTCTGGGTGGTCATAGATCTCTTGGATATCCTAGAACTACAATCAACTATGTGGGAGACGACGCAAGGCGAGCTTCCATATTTAGTCGTGGGCTTCGTGTACTTCTACTGCTACATAGTACTTATAATACTTCCTCCTCTTGCATTGGCTGAAATGAACAAAGGTGAAGGCGAAACTCGTCCGCATGAAATGCTTATTTACCTGGTAGCAAGTCTATGCGTTGTAAACGTAGGTTCGACTGCCATAAGATGCGTTCTGCTGTTCCGACACAAATTTGCCAACACTTCGACCATATTTATTGGCAAGAATATTATCTGTCTTGGAATGAAG ATCACCAGATTAATTCAAATCCGTTTAATTGAGAGTGGACGCCTGCATTTTACACCATCGTTAGAAATGACAGAAACAGACAACCATAATCGGCCGCCCAATATGTTGCCTAACGGTAACCTAATCTGCTCTGACGGTATGAACCATAAATGCGAGTCAGAGGACGGCGAAGACGAGAAGAGTCTTTGTCCACAACAtggatataaaaataatttcag TCCACGAGACCATTGGAAAGACGCAGGGGAACACTGTACAGAAGGTAGCGAAGAGTTCCTCAACCACTGTGAAGATAAGAGCCGGAGTGCTGTCAGCGACTACTCAACATTCGCGCAGACCTCATGCTCGGTGGCGGACGGCGTCCCTACTTCGCAGTCCAACTACGGTGATGAAAAAATCACCATGACGTACAAGAACGGACCTTTTTCGAAGCAAGTTAAGTTCTACGGAAAAAACGAAGCGAAAACGTCGGCTGATGAAGCCAACTGTCGAATATGCTCCGCAACGTCATGCTCTGACGTCAGCTCGTTGTTAAACAGGAAGACCAATGCTACAAACGAAAGCGCATCGAATACTCCGGCATCTGCAATGCAAATGAAAGCAGGCGACGACCATACTTCATTATCCTACCATAGGCTGGACTTTGCTGGGGGAGTTCAGTGCAGAAATGCGGGAGACCTTCAGATACCGCTTGTACCAGGAAGCATTCCAGAAAACCGACGCTCGTGCATCGTTTCTTCGTTTGAACCACCGAGCACTTCGGCAGCGCCAGTGGCTTGGCACTCATCCAATGACGTCACTCGTCCTATGACGTTGTCCAATTTGCCGTCAGAACTAGATGTACATCACTGGAGAGCGGGAGACGGCTTGTATCCTGCTACAAGCAGCGAGTGTGCGGCCAACCGCTTCGATCGTGGTTACTTAAGTGACAGCGAAGTCTCAGACTACGCCCCACAGCCGCCGTCAATGACGCTCATGGATACGAAAACGAGTCTCAAGGCGGAGACGCACGCAAACTCGAGAAGTTGTTCAGCCCACAGCGCTATGGAGAGCGACGCGGAAAGCACTTCCGTGTAA